One genomic region from Rosa rugosa chromosome 1, drRosRugo1.1, whole genome shotgun sequence encodes:
- the LOC133745055 gene encoding uncharacterized protein LOC133745055 isoform X2 translates to MASDPIPGMESVVASVSGYRGSELVNLIELMTHTGASYIGTLSPSNAFTHMVCRKFEGKRYEVAKKLKLIIVNHRWIEDCVKHRKRVPEHPYTLQSGQEVGPLLLKVPLVAKPGFSVKKGKAVSDKSHVFGDSEEIIDLGCGSSRRGVSTDSRLLNENLFPDFQENNSSQKRQNKSVKTNSKKESQSSSRDCFEDPPLSRSLRMEFCRHSVRAQRNITSDTGTSMTEIPHKKRRLVKKNIGCTISVLSESDRECHPIRFHSIRNDRVTILSDDSNDELDTGTGIRDVGRKGVDVGGNHLSTSKDPNFSVVDEPTAPEGTPQNGCPEVENSKEELEIRLDREHATKSPSQELSCVICWTDFSTTRGILPCGHRYCYSCIENWADQLGSRRKISTCPLCKASFTVITKVDDAVTSDQNIFSQTIPSAPKVDISFLNDQGTSNFAAQSVSANGCSVCNSWEPEELLISCNVCQIQRIHTYCQDPFSTTWTCIHCKDLRMLYRSYHQY, encoded by the exons atgGCATCTGATCCAATTCCAGGCATGGAGTCGGTGGTGGCCTCCGTCAGTGGGTACCGGGGATCGGAGCTGGTGAATCTGATCGAGCTCATGACTCACACCGGTGCCAGCTATATCGGTACCTTGTCGCCGTCCAATGCCTTCACTCATATG GTGTGCCGGAAATTTGAGGGAAAGAGATAtgaagtagctaaaaagttgaAACTCATTATTGTTAACCACCGGTGGATTGAGGATTGCGTAAAGCATCGAAAGCGAGTTCCTGAGCATCCCTATACCTTGCAAAG TGGACAGGAAGTGGGACCCTTATTGTTGAAAGTTCCACTTGTTGCTAAACCAGGCTTCTCGGTTAAGAAGGGGAAAGCGGTTTCTGATAAATCCCATGTCTTTGGCGACTCTGAAGAAATTATCGATCTGGGGTGTGGATCTTCTCGCCGTGGTGTTTCGACTGATTCACGTCTATTGAATGAG AATTTGTTTCCTGACTTTCAAGAAAACAATAGTTCCCAGAAGCGACAGAATAAATCTGTgaaaacaaattcaaagaaaGAGTCACAATCTAGTAGCAGAGACTGTTTTGAAGATCCTCCTTTATCCAGATCACTCAGAATGGAG TTTTGCAGGCATTCAGTTAGAGCTCAAAGAAATATTACCAGTGACACTGGAACCAGCATGACTGAAATTCCACATAAAAAAAGGAGGCTTGTGAAAAAGAATATTGGCTGTACAATATCAGTACTCTCAGAATCTGATCGAGAATGCCACCCAATCAGATTTCACAGTATCCGTAATGACAGGGTCACAATCCTTTCTGATGATTCTAATGACGAGTTAGACACTGGAACAGGAATCAGAGATGTGGGACGTAAAGGTGTTGATGTCGGTGGTAATCACTTATCTACTTCCAAGGATCCCAATTTTTCTGTTGTGGATGAGCCTACAGCTCCTGAGGGAACTCCACAAAATGGGTGCCCTGAAGTAGAGAATTCAAAAGAGGAATTGGAAATCAGGTTGGACAGAGAACATGCCACCAAAAGTCCTTCACAGGAATTATCGTGTGTTATATGCTGGACAGACTTTAGTACAACCCGAGGAATTTTGCCATGTGGTCATCGATACTGTTATTCTTGTATTGAAAATTGGGCTGATCAACTG GGTTCAAGGAGAAAGATTTCAACATGCCCTTTATGCAAAGCTTCATTTACAGTCATTACCAAGGTTGATGATGCAGTCACTAGTGATCAAAATATATTTTCTCAAACCATTCCATCTGCCCCAAAAGTGGACATTTCATTTCTTAATGACCAGGGAACATCTAATTTTGCTGCTCAG TCCGTATCAGCAAATGGTTGTTCTGTGTGTAATTCTTGGGAGCCCGAAGAGCTGCTTATTAGTTGTAATGTCTGCCAAATTCAGCGCATCCATACCTACTGCCAGGACCCTTTTTCAACTACATGGACATGCATTCACTGCAAAGATCTTCGAATGCTCTACCGCAGCTATCATCAATATTGA
- the LOC133745055 gene encoding uncharacterized protein LOC133745055 isoform X1 — protein MASDPIPGMESVVASVSGYRGSELVNLIELMTHTGASYIGTLSPSNAFTHMVCRKFEGKRYEVAKKLKLIIVNHRWIEDCVKHRKRVPEHPYTLQSGQEVGPLLLKVPLVAKPGFSVKKGKAVSDKSHVFGDSEEIIDLGCGSSRRGVSTDSRLLNENLFPDFQENNSSQKRQNKSVKTNSKKESQSSSRDCFEDPPLSRSLRMEEFCRHSVRAQRNITSDTGTSMTEIPHKKRRLVKKNIGCTISVLSESDRECHPIRFHSIRNDRVTILSDDSNDELDTGTGIRDVGRKGVDVGGNHLSTSKDPNFSVVDEPTAPEGTPQNGCPEVENSKEELEIRLDREHATKSPSQELSCVICWTDFSTTRGILPCGHRYCYSCIENWADQLGSRRKISTCPLCKASFTVITKVDDAVTSDQNIFSQTIPSAPKVDISFLNDQGTSNFAAQSVSANGCSVCNSWEPEELLISCNVCQIQRIHTYCQDPFSTTWTCIHCKDLRMLYRSYHQY, from the exons atgGCATCTGATCCAATTCCAGGCATGGAGTCGGTGGTGGCCTCCGTCAGTGGGTACCGGGGATCGGAGCTGGTGAATCTGATCGAGCTCATGACTCACACCGGTGCCAGCTATATCGGTACCTTGTCGCCGTCCAATGCCTTCACTCATATG GTGTGCCGGAAATTTGAGGGAAAGAGATAtgaagtagctaaaaagttgaAACTCATTATTGTTAACCACCGGTGGATTGAGGATTGCGTAAAGCATCGAAAGCGAGTTCCTGAGCATCCCTATACCTTGCAAAG TGGACAGGAAGTGGGACCCTTATTGTTGAAAGTTCCACTTGTTGCTAAACCAGGCTTCTCGGTTAAGAAGGGGAAAGCGGTTTCTGATAAATCCCATGTCTTTGGCGACTCTGAAGAAATTATCGATCTGGGGTGTGGATCTTCTCGCCGTGGTGTTTCGACTGATTCACGTCTATTGAATGAG AATTTGTTTCCTGACTTTCAAGAAAACAATAGTTCCCAGAAGCGACAGAATAAATCTGTgaaaacaaattcaaagaaaGAGTCACAATCTAGTAGCAGAGACTGTTTTGAAGATCCTCCTTTATCCAGATCACTCAGAATGGAG GAGTTTTGCAGGCATTCAGTTAGAGCTCAAAGAAATATTACCAGTGACACTGGAACCAGCATGACTGAAATTCCACATAAAAAAAGGAGGCTTGTGAAAAAGAATATTGGCTGTACAATATCAGTACTCTCAGAATCTGATCGAGAATGCCACCCAATCAGATTTCACAGTATCCGTAATGACAGGGTCACAATCCTTTCTGATGATTCTAATGACGAGTTAGACACTGGAACAGGAATCAGAGATGTGGGACGTAAAGGTGTTGATGTCGGTGGTAATCACTTATCTACTTCCAAGGATCCCAATTTTTCTGTTGTGGATGAGCCTACAGCTCCTGAGGGAACTCCACAAAATGGGTGCCCTGAAGTAGAGAATTCAAAAGAGGAATTGGAAATCAGGTTGGACAGAGAACATGCCACCAAAAGTCCTTCACAGGAATTATCGTGTGTTATATGCTGGACAGACTTTAGTACAACCCGAGGAATTTTGCCATGTGGTCATCGATACTGTTATTCTTGTATTGAAAATTGGGCTGATCAACTG GGTTCAAGGAGAAAGATTTCAACATGCCCTTTATGCAAAGCTTCATTTACAGTCATTACCAAGGTTGATGATGCAGTCACTAGTGATCAAAATATATTTTCTCAAACCATTCCATCTGCCCCAAAAGTGGACATTTCATTTCTTAATGACCAGGGAACATCTAATTTTGCTGCTCAG TCCGTATCAGCAAATGGTTGTTCTGTGTGTAATTCTTGGGAGCCCGAAGAGCTGCTTATTAGTTGTAATGTCTGCCAAATTCAGCGCATCCATACCTACTGCCAGGACCCTTTTTCAACTACATGGACATGCATTCACTGCAAAGATCTTCGAATGCTCTACCGCAGCTATCATCAATATTGA
- the LOC133726203 gene encoding protein FLX-like 2 isoform X2 gives MGSKGRIPPAHLRRPHPGPDPYGPGGPGTRPPPGAYSPFDMLPPPQVLEQKLASQHVEMQRLATENQRLASTHGSLRQELAGAQHELQILHAQAGAMKSERDQQMRSLVDKIAKMEAELKAAESVKVELQQARAEANNLVGVRQESIVKVQQLSQDLQRAHGDVQQIPVLVQQLDGLRQEYQHCRATFDYEKKLYNDHLESLQVMEKNYVTMAREVEKLRAELLNNSGADRRTGQNAYEDSYGVPQGRVPFPPTAAGGGQSGPGGSAGAASGGAAAAAAAPAGTSPFAGSQSGPPGRTGYDAPRVPVGYDPSGGSAYDAQRTGYDPQRGAVYDPQRGAVYDVHRPGYEVQRGTGYDPTRGLNYDAQSRGASGPQGHVPTSNMPYGSATPPTARGGTGYEAPPPRGGANPVRR, from the exons ATGGGAAGTAAAGGTCGAATCCCACCGGCCCATCTCCGGCGTCCTCATCCCGGACCCGACCCGTATGGGCCTGGTGGGCCGGGCACCCGCCCACCTCCGGGTGCCTATTCACCCTTTGACATGTTGCCTCCTCCACAAGTTTTGGAGCAGAAGCTGGCTTCACAGCATGTGGAGATGCAGAGGCTGGCAACAGAGAACCAGAGACTGGCTTCGACGCACGGCAGCCTCAGGCAGGAGCTGGCAGGTGCTCAGCATGAGCTGCAGATACTGCATGCTCAGGCCGGAGCTATGAAGTCGGAGAGGGATCAGCAGATGAGGAGCCTGGTGGATAAGATTGCGAAAATGGAGGCTGAGCTGAAAGCGGCGGAGTCTGTTAAGGTGGAGCTGCAGCAGGCGCGTGCCGAAGCGAATAACTTGGTTGGGGTGAGGCAGGAGAGTATTGTTAAAGTGCAGCAGTTGAGTCAGGATCTTCAGAGGGCGCATGGGGATGTGCAGCAGATTCCGGTTTTGGTTCAGCAACTCGATGGCCTCAGGCAGGAGTATCAGCATTGCAG GGCTACTTTTGactatgaaaagaaattgtACAATGACCACCTTGAATCACTTCAGGTCATGGAGAAGAACTATGTTACCATGGCTAGGGAGGTAGAAAAGCTACGAGCAGAGTTATTGAATAATTCTGGTGCTGATAGAAGAACTG GACAAAATGCTTATGAAGATAGCTATGGTGTTCCCCAG GGACGTGTCCCCTTCCCTCCTACTGCTGCTGGTGGTGGTCAAAGTGGGCCTGGGGGCAGTGCTGGTGCCGCTTCTGGcggtgctgctgctgctgctgccgcCCCTGCCGGAACTTCTCCATTTGCTGGATCTCAATCTGGACCTCCTGGAAGGACCGGTTATGATGCACCAAGAGTGCCTGTTGGTTATGATCCCTCTGGAGGATCTGCTTATGATGCACAAAGAACTGGCTATGATCCACAAAGAGGAGCCGTCTATGATCCACAAAGAGGAGCTGTCTATGACGTACATAGGCCAGGTTATGAGGTGCAAAGAGGAACCGGTTATGATCCAACCCGGGGTCTTAACTATGATGCACAGTCCAGAGGTGCTTCTGGTCCTCAGGGACATGTGCCTACAAGCAATATGCCCTATGGTTCAGCCACTCCACCTACTGCTCGAGGGGGAACTGGGTATGAGGCACCGCCACCTCGAGGAGGTGCAAACCCAGTTCGTAGATGA
- the LOC133726203 gene encoding protein FLX-like 2 isoform X1 — MGSKGRIPPAHLRRPHPGPDPYGPGGPGTRPPPGAYSPFDMLPPPQVLEQKLASQHVEMQRLATENQRLASTHGSLRQELAGAQHELQILHAQAGAMKSERDQQMRSLVDKIAKMEAELKAAESVKVELQQARAEANNLVGVRQESIVKVQQLSQDLQRAHGDVQQIPVLVQQLDGLRQEYQHCRATFDYEKKLYNDHLESLQVMEKNYVTMAREVEKLRAELLNNSGADRRTGGSYYGNPGTNESEASGLAAGQNAYEDSYGVPQGRVPFPPTAAGGGQSGPGGSAGAASGGAAAAAAAPAGTSPFAGSQSGPPGRTGYDAPRVPVGYDPSGGSAYDAQRTGYDPQRGAVYDPQRGAVYDVHRPGYEVQRGTGYDPTRGLNYDAQSRGASGPQGHVPTSNMPYGSATPPTARGGTGYEAPPPRGGANPVRR, encoded by the exons ATGGGAAGTAAAGGTCGAATCCCACCGGCCCATCTCCGGCGTCCTCATCCCGGACCCGACCCGTATGGGCCTGGTGGGCCGGGCACCCGCCCACCTCCGGGTGCCTATTCACCCTTTGACATGTTGCCTCCTCCACAAGTTTTGGAGCAGAAGCTGGCTTCACAGCATGTGGAGATGCAGAGGCTGGCAACAGAGAACCAGAGACTGGCTTCGACGCACGGCAGCCTCAGGCAGGAGCTGGCAGGTGCTCAGCATGAGCTGCAGATACTGCATGCTCAGGCCGGAGCTATGAAGTCGGAGAGGGATCAGCAGATGAGGAGCCTGGTGGATAAGATTGCGAAAATGGAGGCTGAGCTGAAAGCGGCGGAGTCTGTTAAGGTGGAGCTGCAGCAGGCGCGTGCCGAAGCGAATAACTTGGTTGGGGTGAGGCAGGAGAGTATTGTTAAAGTGCAGCAGTTGAGTCAGGATCTTCAGAGGGCGCATGGGGATGTGCAGCAGATTCCGGTTTTGGTTCAGCAACTCGATGGCCTCAGGCAGGAGTATCAGCATTGCAG GGCTACTTTTGactatgaaaagaaattgtACAATGACCACCTTGAATCACTTCAGGTCATGGAGAAGAACTATGTTACCATGGCTAGGGAGGTAGAAAAGCTACGAGCAGAGTTATTGAATAATTCTGGTGCTGATAGAAGAACTG GTGGGTCTTATTATGGGAATCCTGGAACTAATGAAAGTGAGGCTTCTGGGCTTGCTGCAGGACAAAATGCTTATGAAGATAGCTATGGTGTTCCCCAG GGACGTGTCCCCTTCCCTCCTACTGCTGCTGGTGGTGGTCAAAGTGGGCCTGGGGGCAGTGCTGGTGCCGCTTCTGGcggtgctgctgctgctgctgccgcCCCTGCCGGAACTTCTCCATTTGCTGGATCTCAATCTGGACCTCCTGGAAGGACCGGTTATGATGCACCAAGAGTGCCTGTTGGTTATGATCCCTCTGGAGGATCTGCTTATGATGCACAAAGAACTGGCTATGATCCACAAAGAGGAGCCGTCTATGATCCACAAAGAGGAGCTGTCTATGACGTACATAGGCCAGGTTATGAGGTGCAAAGAGGAACCGGTTATGATCCAACCCGGGGTCTTAACTATGATGCACAGTCCAGAGGTGCTTCTGGTCCTCAGGGACATGTGCCTACAAGCAATATGCCCTATGGTTCAGCCACTCCACCTACTGCTCGAGGGGGAACTGGGTATGAGGCACCGCCACCTCGAGGAGGTGCAAACCCAGTTCGTAGATGA
- the LOC133745069 gene encoding uncharacterized protein LOC133745069 isoform X1, giving the protein MATHCVNFCATSFDAKPSSSGSHSRVEKKWLGSIALDRKPKNLKLSNGCRARAALNADSIPIEIPRQWYNLIADLPIKPPPSLHPKTFEPVKPEDLSPLFPDELIKQEASGERYIDIPEEVREIYKLWRPTPLIRAKRLEKLLDTPARIYYKYEGVSPAGSHKPNTAVPQVYYNAQQGIKKVVTETGAGQWGCSLAFASSLFGLDCEVWQVRASYDQKPYRKLMMQTWGAKVHPSPSNITESGRKILLMDPSTPGSLGIAISEAVEVAAMNADTKYCLGSVLNHVLLHQTVIGEECLKQMEAIGETPDLIIGCTGGGSNFAGLSFPFIREKLDGKMSPVIRAVEPSACPSLTKGVYRYDYGDTAGMTPLMKMHTLGHDFIPDPIHAGGLRYHGMAPLISHVYELGFMEAISIPQIECFKGAIQFARSEGLIPAPEPTHAIAATIREALKCKETGEAKVILTAMCGHGHFDLPAYDNYLQGNLVDLSFEDEKLQAALGSVPNVGS; this is encoded by the exons ATGGCTACTCACTGTGTTAATTTCTGTGCAACTTCATTTGATGCTAAGCCTTCTTCATCAGGATCACACTCCAGAG TTGAGAAGAAATGGCTTGGATCTATTGCACTTGATAGAAAGCCGAAGAATTTGAAGCTTTCAAATGGCTGTAGAGCAAGAGCAGCCCTCAATGCTGATTCAATACCAATCGAAATCCCTCGTCAGTGGTACAACCTGATTGCAGATCTTCCTATAAAACCTCCTCCTTCATTGCATCCCAAGACTTTTGAACCAGTAAAACCTGAAGATCTGTCCCCTCTATTTCCTGATGAGTTGATTAAACAGGAAGCAAGTGGTGAAAGATACATAGATATCCCAGAAGAAGTTCGAGAGATATACAAGCTTTGGCGTCCAACCCCTCTCATTAG GGCAAAGAGGTTGGAGAAGCTTCTTGACACGCCTGCCAGAATTTATTACAAGTATGAAGGTGTTAGCCCTGCTGGATCACACAAACCCAACACTGCAGTTCCTCAAGTGTATTATAATGCACAACAAGGCATCAAGAAGGTTGTGACAGAAACAGGAGCTGGTCAATGGGGATGTTCTTTGGCTTTTGCATCCAGCTTATTCGGTCTTGACTGTGAG GTATGGCAAGTGCGTGCTTCTTATGATCAGAAACCATATCGCAAATTGATGATGCAAACTTGGGGGGCAAAGGTACACCCATCTCCATCGAACATAACTGAATCAGGTAGAAAAATCCTTCTGATGGATCCATCGACCCCGGGAAGTTTAGGAATAGCTATTTCTGAAGCTGTGGAGGTTGCAGCTATGAATGCTGACACTAAATACTGTCTGGGAAGTGTTCTCAATCATGTTTTGCTCCACCAGACTGTAATAGGTGAAGAGTGTCTGAAACAAATGGAAGCGATAGGTGAAACCCCGGACTTGATCATAGGGTGTACTGGTGGAGGATCCAACTTTGCAGGGTTAAGTTTCCCATTCATTAGAGAAAAGCTCGATGGGAAAATGAGCCCTGTAATTAGAGCAGTTGAGCCTTCTGCTTGTCCTTCATTAACTAAAGGTGTATACAGATACGATTATGGGGACACAGCAGGGATGACTCCACTAATGAAGATGCATACACTTGGGCATGACTTCATTCCTGACCCAATTCATGCCG GAGGATTGCGTTATCATGGAATGGCTCCATTGATTTCACACGTCTATGAACTCGGTTTCATGGAAGCAATTTCAATTCCCCAGATTGAGTGCTTCAAAg GTGCTATACAATTTGCTAGGTCCGAAGGATTGATTCCAGCGCCAGAGCCAACCCATGCCATAGCTGCCACCATTAGGGAGGCTCTGAAGTGTAAAGAGACCGGAGAAGCAAAAGTTATTCTCACTGCAATGTGTGGACATGGCCATTTCGATTTGCCAGCTTATGACAATTATCTGCAAGGAAATCTGGTTGACCTGTCATTCGAGGATGAGAAGCTACAAGCAGCACTGGGTAGTGTTCCTAACGTAGGGAGCTGA
- the LOC133745069 gene encoding uncharacterized protein LOC133745069 isoform X2, which produces MATHCVNFCATSFDAKPSSSGSHSRVEKKWLGSIALDRKPKNLKLSNGCRARAALNADSIPIEIPRQWYNLIADLPIKPPPSLHPKTFEPVKPEDLSPLFPDELIKQEASGERYIDIPEEVREIYKLWRPTPLIRAKRLEKLLDTPARIYYKYEGVSPAGSHKPNTAVPQVYYNAQQGIKKVVTETGAGQWGCSLAFASSLFGLDCEVWQVRASYDQKPYRKLMMQTWGAKVHPSPSNITESGRKILLMDPSTPGSLGIAISEAVEVAAMNADTKYCLGSVLNHVLLHQTVIGEECLKQMEAIGETPDLIIGCTGGGSNFAGLSFPFIREKLDGKMSPVIRAVEPSACPSLTKGGLRYHGMAPLISHVYELGFMEAISIPQIECFKGAIQFARSEGLIPAPEPTHAIAATIREALKCKETGEAKVILTAMCGHGHFDLPAYDNYLQGNLVDLSFEDEKLQAALGSVPNVGS; this is translated from the exons ATGGCTACTCACTGTGTTAATTTCTGTGCAACTTCATTTGATGCTAAGCCTTCTTCATCAGGATCACACTCCAGAG TTGAGAAGAAATGGCTTGGATCTATTGCACTTGATAGAAAGCCGAAGAATTTGAAGCTTTCAAATGGCTGTAGAGCAAGAGCAGCCCTCAATGCTGATTCAATACCAATCGAAATCCCTCGTCAGTGGTACAACCTGATTGCAGATCTTCCTATAAAACCTCCTCCTTCATTGCATCCCAAGACTTTTGAACCAGTAAAACCTGAAGATCTGTCCCCTCTATTTCCTGATGAGTTGATTAAACAGGAAGCAAGTGGTGAAAGATACATAGATATCCCAGAAGAAGTTCGAGAGATATACAAGCTTTGGCGTCCAACCCCTCTCATTAG GGCAAAGAGGTTGGAGAAGCTTCTTGACACGCCTGCCAGAATTTATTACAAGTATGAAGGTGTTAGCCCTGCTGGATCACACAAACCCAACACTGCAGTTCCTCAAGTGTATTATAATGCACAACAAGGCATCAAGAAGGTTGTGACAGAAACAGGAGCTGGTCAATGGGGATGTTCTTTGGCTTTTGCATCCAGCTTATTCGGTCTTGACTGTGAG GTATGGCAAGTGCGTGCTTCTTATGATCAGAAACCATATCGCAAATTGATGATGCAAACTTGGGGGGCAAAGGTACACCCATCTCCATCGAACATAACTGAATCAGGTAGAAAAATCCTTCTGATGGATCCATCGACCCCGGGAAGTTTAGGAATAGCTATTTCTGAAGCTGTGGAGGTTGCAGCTATGAATGCTGACACTAAATACTGTCTGGGAAGTGTTCTCAATCATGTTTTGCTCCACCAGACTGTAATAGGTGAAGAGTGTCTGAAACAAATGGAAGCGATAGGTGAAACCCCGGACTTGATCATAGGGTGTACTGGTGGAGGATCCAACTTTGCAGGGTTAAGTTTCCCATTCATTAGAGAAAAGCTCGATGGGAAAATGAGCCCTGTAATTAGAGCAGTTGAGCCTTCTGCTTGTCCTTCATTAACTAAAG GAGGATTGCGTTATCATGGAATGGCTCCATTGATTTCACACGTCTATGAACTCGGTTTCATGGAAGCAATTTCAATTCCCCAGATTGAGTGCTTCAAAg GTGCTATACAATTTGCTAGGTCCGAAGGATTGATTCCAGCGCCAGAGCCAACCCATGCCATAGCTGCCACCATTAGGGAGGCTCTGAAGTGTAAAGAGACCGGAGAAGCAAAAGTTATTCTCACTGCAATGTGTGGACATGGCCATTTCGATTTGCCAGCTTATGACAATTATCTGCAAGGAAATCTGGTTGACCTGTCATTCGAGGATGAGAAGCTACAAGCAGCACTGGGTAGTGTTCCTAACGTAGGGAGCTGA
- the LOC133726205 gene encoding protein translation factor SUI1 homolog 2-like, translated as MSELDVQIPTAFDPFAEANAEDSGAGTKEYVHIRIQQRNGRKSLTTVQGLKKEFSYNKILKDLKKEFCCNGTVVQDPEQGQVIQLQGDQRKNVSAFLVQAGIVKKDNIKIHGF; from the exons ATGTCTGAGCTCGACGTCCAGATTCCTACCGCCTTTG ATCCGTTTGCTGAGGCAAATGCTGAGGACTCGGGTGCTGGAACAAAGGAGTATGTGCACATTCGTATACAGCAACGAAATGGTAGGAAAAGCCTGACAACAGTGCAGGGACTGAAGAAGGAATTTAGCTACAATAAGATTCTCAAAGACCTTAAGAAGGAATTTTGCTGCAATGGTACAGTTGTCCAGGACCCAGAACAAGGCCAG GTGATTCAACTTCAAGGTGATCAGCGAAAGAACGTGTCTGCCTTCCTAGTTCAG GCTGGCATTGTGAAGAAGGATAACATCAAAATTCACGGTTTCTGA
- the LOC133726204 gene encoding uncharacterized protein LOC133726204 codes for MYVTKPLSMYRKSPNTLSIQPPDAPYSGHLVVTDEEAEAQDSCCWGICKRDQIKQLPFPQDKILTVVYTSDYQEAYTTKVWFIPVLDQPLSSNCYYVIKANGRHKGKVCRCSKERDIMNCCFRDFVRDKKPTLLNLRNIYQQVKIHRHQGGGFFAESLAPDGVPPKFLRRKGWEVRSSSLYRWQLSDALGLDASLRSRFPDFNFPIFKKRSASNVVGKWYSPFMFVREKATIRRQMKKTKFYRITLEQWWEEIYACGNTSNEGNVVNVDVSVQREVAFVSAVEAVKDDRNGPTGFSWFKAYNPESQKLVTVGLSSAIVQNMKWVLEAGGWVTGDERDARVQKVEEITSRWRKFGCYVLVESFYLRRMDGSLVLRRDFRHTNNIRCKWE; via the exons ATGTATGTGACAAAACCTCTTTCCATGTACCGGAAATCTCCAAACACTCTTTCCATACAGCCACCAGATGCTCCTTATTCCGGTCATTTAGTAGTTAcagatgaagaagcagaagcacaaGACTCATGTTGTTGGGGTATCTGCAAGCGTGACCAGATTAAGCAACTACCATTTCCACAGGACAAGATACTCACCGTTGTTTATACATCGGATTACCAAGAAGCATATACCACCAAAGTTTGGTTCATCCCGGTTCTTGATCAGCCTCTGTCTTCTAATTGCTACTATGTTATCAAAGCAAATGGAAGACACAAAGG GAAAGTATGCAGATGTTCTAAAGAGAGGGACATAATGAATTGTTGCTTCAGAGACTTCGTGAGGGACAAGAAACCAACACTTTTGAATCTCAGAAACATATACCAACAGGTTAAGATTCATCGGCACCAAGGAGGTGGTTTTTTCGCGGAGTCTCTAGCTCCTGATGGTGTTCCTCCTAAATTTCTAAGAAGGAAAGGATGGGAAGTCCGCAGCTCAAGTTTGTACCGATGGCAATTAAGTGATGCCTTAGGCCTCGATGCTTCCCTCCGATCACGTTTCCCTGACTTCAACTTTCCCATCTTTAAGAAACGTTCAGCTTCTAATGTTGTGGGCAAATGGTACAGTCCGTTTATGTTTGTGAGAGAGAAAGCAACCATAAGACGCCAGATGAAGAAGACGAAATTTTACAGAATAACTCTCGAGCAGTGGTGGGAAGAGATTTACGCCTGTGGGAATACTAGCAACGAAGGCAATGTTGTGAATGTGGATGTAAGCGTGCAAAGGGAAGTGGCTTTCGTATCTGCCGTGGAAGCTGTCAAGGACGACAGAAATGGTCCTACTGGGTTCTCTTGGTTCAAGGCTTATAATCCAGAGAGCCAAAAACTGGTCACCGTAGGTCTGAGTTCAGCAATTGTCCAGAATATGAAATGGGTTTTAGAGGCAGGAGGGTGGGTTACTGGGGACGAAAGGGACGCAAGGGTGCAGAAAGTGGAAGAGATTACAAGCAGGTGGAGGAAGTTTGGCTGTTATGTTCTGGTGGAGAGTTTCTACTTGAGAAGAATGGACGGAAGCTTGGTATTGAGACGTGATTTTAGGCACACTAATAACATTCGATGTAAGTGGGAATAA